A window of Pedobacter lusitanus contains these coding sequences:
- the uvrC gene encoding excinuclease ABC subunit UvrC, with protein MNSFDYKKALADIPHKPGVYQYWDTEGILIYIGKAKDLRNRVGSYFNQDNQMNGKTRVLVSKIRKITFTIVDTEIDAWLLENSLIKKHQPRYNIMLKDDKTYPWIIIKKEPFPRLYWTRKMVKDGSTYFGPYASVGMMHTILDLIKETYPLRTCNLPLSEENISAGKFKVCLEYQIGNCKGPCQAYQSDADYDHNIEEIKDILNGKIGNVIKEVKQTIKNAVAELNFEYAHQYQKKLLVLEKYQSKSTVVNSSITNVDVVSIASDERYAFVNYLKIMNGSIIQTQTIEIKKRLDESDEELLTLAITEFRTKFSSTSREIIVPFEIKLKDENLKFTVPKLGEKKNLLELSHKNVLFFRREKLNQYEKLNPDLRTERILTQMQKDLMLTQLPVHIECFDNSNFQGAYPVSAIVVFKDAKPSKKDYRHFNVKTVEGPNDFATMEEAVYRRYKRMMEEEDTLPQLIIIDGGKGQLSSAVSSLKKLGIDKKVTVIGIAKRLEELYYPGDSYPLHLDKKSETLKIIQQLRDEAHRFGITFHRKKRDQGTLKTELEDIPGIGKATADKLLRQFKSVKKIREATEAELEKVLNKAQVKTLLSHFSPKDI; from the coding sequence ATGAATAGCTTTGATTACAAAAAGGCATTAGCCGATATTCCTCATAAACCCGGTGTTTATCAATACTGGGATACCGAGGGTATACTTATCTATATTGGCAAAGCCAAGGATTTAAGAAACCGGGTAGGCTCTTATTTTAATCAGGATAATCAGATGAATGGTAAAACCAGGGTACTGGTTTCCAAAATCCGCAAGATTACCTTTACCATTGTAGATACCGAGATTGATGCCTGGCTGCTGGAAAACAGCCTGATCAAAAAGCATCAGCCCAGGTATAATATCATGCTGAAAGATGATAAGACCTATCCATGGATTATTATCAAAAAAGAACCTTTCCCCCGTTTATACTGGACCAGGAAAATGGTCAAAGACGGCTCTACCTATTTTGGCCCTTATGCCTCTGTAGGTATGATGCATACCATTCTTGACCTGATCAAGGAGACTTACCCTTTGCGCACCTGTAATCTGCCGCTCAGCGAAGAAAACATCAGTGCCGGTAAATTTAAAGTCTGTCTGGAGTATCAGATCGGTAATTGTAAAGGTCCTTGTCAGGCTTATCAGTCTGATGCCGACTATGACCATAACATAGAAGAAATCAAAGATATTCTAAATGGCAAAATCGGTAATGTTATCAAAGAAGTTAAGCAGACTATCAAAAATGCAGTTGCCGAACTGAATTTTGAATATGCCCATCAGTATCAGAAAAAACTGCTGGTTTTAGAAAAGTACCAGAGTAAATCAACTGTGGTCAACAGCTCTATTACCAATGTTGATGTGGTAAGTATTGCTTCTGATGAGCGTTATGCCTTTGTCAATTATCTGAAAATCATGAATGGCAGTATCATTCAGACCCAAACCATAGAAATTAAAAAGCGTCTGGATGAATCTGATGAAGAACTGCTTACCCTGGCTATCACAGAGTTCAGAACAAAGTTCAGCAGTACCTCCAGAGAAATCATTGTTCCTTTTGAGATTAAGCTGAAAGACGAGAATTTAAAGTTTACTGTTCCCAAGCTTGGAGAGAAGAAAAACCTGCTGGAACTTTCTCATAAAAACGTATTGTTCTTCAGACGGGAAAAACTAAATCAATATGAAAAACTGAACCCGGATTTAAGAACCGAACGCATTTTAACACAAATGCAGAAAGACTTAATGCTGACTCAGCTACCTGTCCATATCGAATGTTTTGATAACTCCAACTTTCAGGGAGCTTATCCGGTTTCTGCAATCGTGGTATTCAAAGATGCCAAACCTTCTAAAAAAGATTACAGACACTTCAATGTAAAAACGGTAGAAGGCCCCAATGATTTCGCGACTATGGAAGAAGCTGTTTACAGGCGATATAAGCGCATGATGGAAGAAGAGGACACCTTACCTCAGCTCATCATCATTGACGGCGGTAAAGGCCAGCTATCGTCTGCAGTGAGCAGTTTAAAGAAATTAGGGATAGACAAGAAAGTTACGGTCATCGGCATTGCCAAAAGACTCGAAGAATTATATTATCCCGGAGACAGCTATCCGCTTCACCTGGATAAAAAATCAGAGACCCTCAAAATCATTCAGCAGCTTCGTGACGAGGCCCACCGTTTTGGGATCACCTTCCACAGAAAGAAAAGAGATCAGGGTACACTGAAAACAGAATTAGAAGATATTCCCGG
- a CDS encoding penicillin-binding protein 1A, producing the protein MTKNISAAEIKSYNLTLWKLLIGGVILFAIFIIAIGFGLFGTLPSFRDIEHPKSNQATEILTEDKRVLGTYFLQNRSNVTYPEISQNVINALISTEDTRFKEHSGIDFKRTFTIIFYNIVGKKQGASTITQQLALNLFSEEGRQRNFFKRLMQKFQEWIVAVKLERNFTKEEIITMYLNTVDFGNQAYGIKSAARVYFNTTPDQLTVAQAATLVGLQKGITRYSPTRNPERSLARRNTVMSNMVKEGLLTDQQYEEEKSKPLALKFSAATVNDGIAPYFRAVLKNDIKRIFQERSILKADGTPYDLDRDGLKIITTINYDMQVYAEEAQKEAMKVLQAQFIRGWKGRNPFKDKELQIEQGVKRSDRYKALQLEGKSEEEIKTDFNTPTEMSIFTWKGNLDTLMKPIDSVKYYKLLLRNAMMAMDPKTGYVKAWVGGINYEHFKYDQVKMGTRQVGSTAKPFTYSVAIENGYSPCYQVLNEPVTIEVPGSAPWTPKSGGTLPGYITLQKALAFSQNYIAAYLMKQVGPTAVATLAKRMGITSNVPAYPSIALGSFDASVFDMVGAYSVFANKGVWTQPTYILRIEDKNGVVLFSQTPQKHPAMNEDVAYVMTRMLEGVVKNGYGYSLISKYGIKNPVGGKTGTTQNNSDGWFVGISPDLVAGVWTGCEDRAFHFISTREGEGSKTALPIFGGFFKRVYANPKLKVSKADFEAPKNGVSITYDCNQYQQQQTDTTELDKKLGF; encoded by the coding sequence ATGACCAAAAATATTTCAGCTGCAGAGATAAAAAGTTATAACCTTACGCTCTGGAAGTTACTGATAGGAGGTGTGATTCTGTTTGCAATTTTTATTATTGCAATAGGCTTCGGTTTATTTGGAACTTTACCTTCTTTCAGAGATATTGAACATCCTAAAAGTAATCAGGCGACTGAAATTTTAACAGAAGATAAAAGGGTTCTGGGTACTTACTTTCTACAGAACCGCTCTAATGTAACTTATCCTGAGATTTCTCAGAATGTAATTAATGCACTGATCTCTACAGAAGATACCCGGTTCAAAGAACACTCCGGTATCGACTTCAAACGTACATTCACGATCATTTTTTATAATATAGTCGGTAAAAAACAAGGTGCCAGTACCATTACACAGCAGCTTGCACTCAACCTTTTCTCAGAAGAAGGCCGTCAGCGCAATTTCTTCAAACGTCTGATGCAGAAGTTTCAGGAATGGATCGTTGCAGTAAAGCTGGAACGTAACTTTACCAAAGAAGAGATTATCACGATGTATTTAAATACTGTGGATTTTGGTAATCAGGCCTATGGGATCAAATCGGCAGCCAGAGTTTACTTCAATACCACCCCTGATCAGCTGACTGTAGCACAGGCTGCAACCCTGGTTGGATTACAAAAAGGAATTACCCGTTACTCTCCTACCCGTAACCCGGAAAGATCACTTGCCCGCCGTAACACCGTAATGAGTAATATGGTGAAAGAAGGCCTGCTGACTGATCAGCAGTATGAAGAAGAAAAATCAAAACCTCTTGCCCTTAAATTCAGTGCAGCAACAGTAAATGATGGAATTGCCCCTTATTTCAGGGCTGTACTTAAAAACGATATCAAGAGAATTTTCCAGGAGCGTTCTATCCTGAAAGCCGACGGTACACCTTATGACCTGGACAGAGATGGTCTTAAAATTATCACGACGATCAATTATGATATGCAGGTATATGCCGAAGAAGCGCAGAAAGAAGCGATGAAAGTTCTTCAGGCACAGTTTATCAGAGGCTGGAAAGGCAGAAACCCGTTCAAGGATAAAGAATTACAGATAGAACAGGGAGTTAAAAGATCAGACCGTTATAAGGCCCTGCAACTGGAAGGTAAATCAGAAGAAGAAATTAAAACAGATTTTAACACCCCGACAGAGATGAGCATTTTCACCTGGAAGGGAAATCTGGATACCCTGATGAAACCTATTGACTCGGTGAAATATTATAAACTGCTGTTAAGAAATGCCATGATGGCGATGGACCCGAAAACAGGATATGTTAAAGCCTGGGTTGGTGGTATCAATTATGAGCACTTCAAATACGATCAGGTAAAAATGGGAACAAGACAGGTTGGTTCAACAGCTAAACCTTTCACTTATTCTGTCGCTATAGAAAATGGTTATTCTCCTTGTTACCAGGTATTAAATGAACCTGTTACCATTGAGGTTCCGGGCAGTGCGCCATGGACACCAAAATCAGGAGGTACTTTACCTGGTTATATCACCCTGCAGAAAGCACTTGCCTTTTCTCAGAACTATATTGCAGCTTATTTAATGAAACAGGTAGGTCCTACAGCTGTGGCAACACTGGCAAAAAGAATGGGGATCACGTCTAATGTACCTGCTTATCCATCTATTGCACTGGGCTCTTTTGATGCCTCTGTATTTGACATGGTAGGTGCGTACAGTGTATTTGCCAACAAGGGAGTCTGGACACAGCCTACTTATATTTTAAGGATTGAAGATAAAAATGGTGTGGTGCTGTTCTCACAGACGCCTCAGAAACACCCTGCCATGAACGAAGACGTGGCTTATGTCATGACCCGTATGCTTGAAGGTGTGGTTAAAAATGGTTACGGTTACAGCCTGATCAGTAAATATGGCATCAAAAATCCTGTAGGTGGTAAAACCGGAACAACCCAGAATAACTCGGACGGCTGGTTCGTTGGTATCAGTCCTGACCTGGTAGCCGGGGTATGGACCGGTTGTGAAGACCGTGCATTCCACTTTATCAGTACCAGAGAAGGTGAAGGTTCGAAAACTGCATTACCGATTTTTGGTGGTTTCTTCAAAAGAGTATATGCAAATCCTAAATTAAAAGTAAGTAAAGCAGACTTTGAAGCACCTAAAAACGGCGTATCCATTACTTACGACTGTAACCAATATCAGCAGCAGCAAACCGACACCACAGAACTGGACAAGAAGCTTGGTTTTTAA